Proteins found in one Serratia plymuthica genomic segment:
- a CDS encoding dimethylarginine dimethylaminohydrolase family protein, with protein MHFTQAIARLPADSCGSGQTTAQLGAPDIAATGRQFLAYVDTLLRLGLKVTVLPAAPAFPDAHFVEDTAVVMPELTVITHPGAPSRQGEVDTIAPLFEGVRPVVRMSRRGHLDGGDVLLVDRQFFIGLTARTDEAGIGEFAAAVEPYGYRVTAIEVSAGLHLKSIVNYVGHNTLLLTEDYQRHPAFSGFNGIVIPEAESYAGNTLWINDTLITPRGYPHTLAQIEKLGMPIVQLDTSEFKKMDGGLTCLSLRF; from the coding sequence ATGCACTTTACTCAAGCCATTGCCAGACTCCCTGCCGATAGCTGCGGCAGCGGCCAGACTACCGCTCAATTGGGCGCGCCGGATATCGCCGCCACCGGCCGTCAGTTTTTGGCCTATGTGGATACCTTGCTGCGCCTGGGCCTGAAAGTGACGGTGCTACCGGCGGCCCCGGCCTTCCCGGACGCTCACTTTGTGGAAGACACGGCGGTGGTGATGCCGGAGCTGACGGTGATCACCCATCCGGGGGCGCCGAGCCGCCAGGGCGAGGTGGACACCATTGCGCCGCTGTTTGAAGGCGTGCGCCCGGTGGTACGGATGAGCCGGCGCGGCCACCTTGACGGCGGCGACGTGCTGTTGGTCGATCGTCAGTTTTTTATTGGCCTGACGGCGCGCACCGATGAAGCCGGCATTGGCGAGTTTGCCGCTGCGGTAGAGCCGTATGGCTACCGGGTGACCGCCATTGAAGTCAGCGCCGGTCTGCACCTGAAATCCATCGTCAACTATGTTGGCCACAACACCCTGCTGCTGACGGAAGACTACCAGCGCCATCCTGCCTTTAGCGGCTTTAACGGCATCGTCATCCCTGAAGCGGAGTCCTACGCCGGCAACACGCTGTGGATCAACGATACCTTGATTACCCCACGGGGTTACCCACACACGCTGGCCCAAATCGAAAAGTTGGGCATGCCTATCGTTCAGCTCGACACCAGCGAATTTAAAAAAATGGACGGCGGCCTGACCTGCCTGTCACTTCGTTTCTAG
- a CDS encoding ABC transporter permease produces the protein MVIEYLPLLAHGAALSLCVMLVSLAVALALGLINALIKLFGPRWLRWLSTGYTTLVRGIPELVIMLLLFFGGEMLVNGVLGLLGLGPLRFNTFISGVLAIGFVFGAYYTETFRGAFLTVERGQLEAAMAYGMRPGQVFRRVLLPQMLSFAIPGINNNWLGLMKASALVSILGLEDMVWLAEQAGRATQKTFLFYFLVALIYMAITAISSWGFSRLTRRYALASSTAAGTR, from the coding sequence ATGGTCATCGAGTATTTGCCGTTGCTGGCTCACGGCGCGGCGCTGTCGCTGTGCGTGATGCTGGTTTCGCTGGCGGTGGCGCTGGCGCTCGGCCTGATCAATGCGCTGATCAAGCTGTTTGGCCCGCGCTGGCTGCGTTGGCTATCGACGGGGTACACCACGCTGGTGCGCGGCATTCCCGAACTGGTGATCATGCTGTTGCTGTTCTTTGGCGGCGAAATGCTGGTCAACGGCGTTCTTGGCCTGCTGGGGTTGGGGCCGTTGCGCTTCAACACCTTTATCTCCGGCGTGCTGGCGATTGGTTTCGTGTTTGGCGCTTACTACACGGAAACCTTTCGCGGCGCTTTTCTCACCGTTGAGCGCGGGCAACTGGAAGCCGCAATGGCCTACGGCATGCGCCCAGGGCAGGTGTTTCGTCGTGTTCTGCTGCCGCAAATGCTGAGTTTCGCCATTCCCGGGATCAACAATAACTGGCTCGGCTTGATGAAAGCCTCGGCGCTGGTGTCGATCCTGGGGCTGGAGGACATGGTGTGGCTGGCGGAGCAGGCGGGGCGAGCGACGCAAAAAACCTTCCTGTTCTATTTCCTGGTGGCGCTGATCTATATGGCGATCACCGCGATCTCCAGTTGGGGCTTTAGCCGGCTGACGCGCCGCTACGCGCTGGCTTCCTCGACCGCTGCAGGAACACGCTGA
- the adhP gene encoding alcohol dehydrogenase AdhP yields MKTMKAAVVTAFGQPLVIKEVPIPEVTPGKILVKIAATGVCHTDLHAADGDWPVKPNPPFIPGHEGSGHVVAVGAGVTHVKEGDRVGVPWLYSACGHCEHCLGGWETLCHSQQNSGYSVNGSFAEYCLADANYVGILPDNVDFLSISPILCAGVTVYKGLKMTNTKAGDWVVISGIGGLGHLAIQYATAMGLNVAAVDIDDDKLAFAKSLGASVVANARNVDPGRFFHQEFGGAHGVLVTAVSPKAFEQATTVMRRGGTMVLNGLPPGSFDLSIFNMVLEGTTVRGSIVGTRKDLQEALDFAGRSKVAATISVEPLDQINNIFGRMREGKITGRVVVDMSL; encoded by the coding sequence ATGAAAACGATGAAAGCTGCTGTGGTGACTGCGTTTGGACAACCCTTGGTGATTAAAGAAGTCCCGATCCCGGAGGTCACGCCCGGGAAAATCCTGGTCAAGATTGCCGCCACCGGGGTGTGCCATACCGATCTGCACGCAGCCGACGGCGACTGGCCGGTCAAACCCAACCCGCCTTTTATTCCCGGGCATGAGGGCTCAGGTCACGTCGTGGCGGTGGGCGCCGGCGTTACCCACGTAAAAGAGGGGGATCGCGTAGGGGTGCCCTGGCTTTACTCTGCCTGCGGGCACTGCGAACACTGTCTCGGCGGCTGGGAAACGCTGTGCCATTCTCAGCAAAACTCGGGTTATTCGGTCAACGGCAGCTTTGCCGAATACTGCCTGGCCGATGCCAATTACGTGGGTATTCTGCCCGATAACGTCGATTTTCTGTCTATCTCACCGATCCTCTGCGCCGGCGTCACTGTCTATAAGGGTCTGAAAATGACCAATACCAAGGCCGGCGACTGGGTGGTCATCTCCGGTATTGGCGGTCTCGGGCATCTGGCGATCCAATACGCCACCGCTATGGGGTTGAACGTGGCGGCTGTCGATATTGACGATGACAAGCTGGCCTTCGCCAAAAGCCTGGGCGCTTCGGTGGTGGCTAACGCGCGAAACGTCGATCCTGGCCGTTTTTTCCATCAGGAATTCGGTGGCGCGCACGGCGTGCTGGTGACGGCGGTATCGCCAAAGGCGTTTGAACAGGCGACCACCGTGATGCGACGTGGCGGCACCATGGTATTGAATGGCCTGCCGCCGGGCAGTTTTGACCTTTCAATCTTCAATATGGTGCTGGAAGGTACGACGGTACGCGGTTCGATTGTCGGTACGCGCAAGGATCTGCAAGAGGCACTGGATTTCGCCGGCCGCAGTAAAGTCGCGGCAACCATCTCGGTAGAGCCGCTGGATCAAATCAACAACATCTTCGGCCGCATGCGCGAGGGCAAAATCACCGGCCGCGTGGTGGTGGATATGTCGCTTTAA
- a CDS encoding succinylglutamate desuccinylase/aspartoacylase family protein — translation MKSKHHKLPEHALGGQRQFTSFHFGQPGQGEKIYLQAGLHADELPGMLVLHYLKRLLSQAERRGELQSEIIIVPVANPLGLAQVLLNGGVGRFDLASGRNFNRDFPDLALLLQHEAFASPEPVVTQVRAAMREALHAMPDRSEVEALRRQLLLLACDADVVLDLHCDDRAILHMYADPAWREQAEDLARRMGIGAVLLSQDSGGGSFDEACGLPWHRLAQQHPALNLQPGCMAVTLELRGQQDIGHELAGKDAERLYGYLQHRGAIAGEPPAMPPLDVAMLPFAAGEIVTAPASGILLPLRQPGEWVEADEAVAEIIDPITDTVKAVRAQAGGLIYASRRAPFVTLGAEIMKIAGKTPYKGGGGLAS, via the coding sequence ATGAAAAGTAAACATCATAAGTTACCTGAACATGCCCTGGGTGGGCAGCGCCAATTCACCAGTTTTCATTTCGGCCAGCCCGGTCAGGGCGAAAAGATTTACCTGCAGGCCGGTCTGCATGCCGACGAACTGCCGGGCATGCTGGTGCTGCATTATCTTAAAAGATTACTCAGCCAGGCGGAACGGCGCGGTGAACTGCAAAGTGAAATAATCATTGTCCCGGTCGCCAATCCGTTGGGGCTGGCGCAGGTGCTGCTCAACGGCGGCGTCGGGCGGTTTGACCTGGCCAGCGGCCGCAATTTCAACCGCGACTTTCCCGATCTGGCTCTGTTGCTGCAGCATGAGGCCTTTGCCTCGCCGGAGCCTGTCGTAACGCAGGTACGCGCGGCGATGCGCGAAGCCTTGCACGCCATGCCGGACCGCAGCGAGGTGGAAGCCCTGCGCCGACAATTGCTGTTACTGGCCTGCGATGCCGATGTGGTGCTGGACCTGCATTGCGATGACCGCGCGATATTGCATATGTATGCCGACCCGGCCTGGCGCGAGCAGGCGGAAGACCTGGCGCGCCGCATGGGGATCGGCGCGGTGCTGCTTTCGCAAGACAGCGGGGGCGGCTCGTTCGACGAAGCCTGTGGGCTGCCGTGGCATCGGCTGGCGCAGCAGCATCCTGCGTTAAACCTGCAGCCCGGCTGCATGGCGGTCACGCTGGAACTGCGTGGGCAACAGGATATCGGCCACGAACTGGCCGGCAAGGATGCCGAACGTCTCTATGGGTATTTGCAGCACCGTGGCGCAATTGCGGGCGAGCCGCCGGCAATGCCTCCGTTGGACGTCGCCATGCTGCCGTTTGCCGCCGGGGAGATTGTTACCGCACCCGCCAGCGGCATTCTGCTGCCGTTGCGCCAGCCGGGTGAGTGGGTGGAGGCGGATGAGGCCGTGGCGGAAATCATTGACCCGATCACCGATACGGTAAAAGCGGTGCGTGCCCAGGCGGGCGGGCTAATCTATGCCAGCCGCCGCGCGCCCTTTGTCACCCTGGGGGCGGAAATCATGAAGATCGCCGGTAAAACGCCCTACAAAGGCGGCGGTGGTCTGGCGTCGTGA
- a CDS encoding LysR family transcriptional regulator, whose protein sequence is MNKNPFPNGDRIAMLQTLVRIVDSGSLSAAAAQMNTSQPTISRRLQVLEQLLGVKLIQRTTHAMKLTDDGERCYQHARKLIEHWQIMEDELRGVRDEPVGVLRVRAPHAFGQDQLIGPLGDYLQRYRQTSVEWTLNDHSPDFIPQGVDCAIHVGAVTDPSVVAVLLAQVPRIVVAAPELLARHTPPAQIGDLAQLPWLALNSFYRNEVTLTHTASGEDYRFDIVPRLSTDSLYAVRKAALNGVGVAMLSSWVVKQDLEQGLLTPLMPDWHAAPLPIYLLYPYASYYPARLRKFLELMKEVMPRITGAQAPLP, encoded by the coding sequence ATGAATAAAAATCCTTTTCCCAATGGCGATCGTATAGCCATGCTGCAAACTCTGGTGCGCATTGTCGACAGCGGCAGCCTCTCGGCTGCGGCGGCGCAAATGAACACCTCACAGCCCACCATTAGCCGGCGTCTCCAGGTGCTGGAGCAACTGCTCGGCGTTAAATTAATCCAGCGTACGACTCACGCCATGAAGCTGACGGACGACGGCGAGCGTTGCTATCAGCATGCGCGCAAGCTGATTGAGCACTGGCAAATCATGGAGGATGAACTGCGCGGCGTGCGCGATGAACCCGTGGGCGTATTGCGGGTGCGTGCGCCGCATGCCTTTGGCCAGGATCAACTGATCGGGCCGCTGGGGGATTACCTGCAACGCTATCGTCAGACCAGCGTGGAATGGACGCTCAACGATCATTCGCCCGATTTCATTCCGCAAGGCGTGGATTGCGCAATCCACGTCGGTGCGGTGACCGATCCTTCGGTGGTCGCGGTGCTGCTGGCGCAGGTGCCGCGCATTGTGGTGGCTGCGCCTGAACTGCTGGCGCGCCACACGCCGCCGGCGCAGATCGGCGATTTGGCGCAGTTGCCCTGGCTGGCGCTAAACAGTTTTTATCGCAATGAAGTGACGTTGACGCATACCGCCAGCGGCGAAGATTACCGTTTTGACATCGTTCCCAGGCTGAGTACCGACAGCCTTTATGCCGTGCGCAAGGCGGCGCTGAACGGCGTGGGGGTGGCCATGTTGTCATCCTGGGTGGTCAAACAGGATCTGGAGCAGGGGCTGCTTACCCCGTTGATGCCGGACTGGCACGCCGCGCCCTTGCCGATTTATCTGCTTTACCCCTATGCCAGTTATTATCCGGCGCGGTTGCGTAAATTCCTTGAGCTGATGAAAGAAGTGATGCCGCGCATCACCGGCGCGCAGGCGCCATTGCCGTGA
- a CDS encoding ABC transporter substrate-binding protein, producing MKKTLAVLLTSLALGGPAAAQSFDTISFGVDGGYPPFDVLSPSGEITGFDIDIANALCTQLHAKCVFVKQPFESMIAALNARKFDAIIASLTITDERKKEVDFTDRYYRSSAQLVARKGSPLLPDAASLKGKTVGVQTGSIHETYAKKHWAGQGVKIVSYANQDNVYLDLMSGRINASLQDNTQAASSFIDTPRGQKFAFAGPAITDSSISSDVGIAVGKDNPALRDALNGAIKAIRADGTYDAIQKKYFSFDIYGG from the coding sequence ATGAAAAAAACATTAGCGGTTCTACTGACCAGCCTGGCCCTGGGTGGCCCGGCGGCGGCCCAGTCTTTCGATACCATCAGCTTTGGCGTCGACGGCGGTTATCCGCCTTTTGACGTGCTTTCGCCCAGCGGCGAGATCACCGGTTTTGATATCGATATCGCCAATGCGCTGTGTACGCAGCTGCATGCCAAATGCGTTTTCGTCAAACAGCCTTTTGAAAGCATGATCGCGGCGCTCAATGCGCGTAAGTTCGATGCCATTATCGCTTCATTGACCATCACCGACGAGCGCAAGAAAGAAGTGGACTTTACCGATCGCTACTACCGCAGCTCGGCGCAGTTGGTGGCGCGCAAGGGCAGCCCGTTGCTGCCGGACGCCGCCAGCCTGAAAGGCAAAACGGTCGGCGTGCAGACCGGTTCCATTCATGAAACCTATGCGAAGAAACATTGGGCCGGACAGGGCGTGAAGATCGTTTCTTACGCCAACCAGGACAATGTCTATCTGGATTTGATGTCCGGGCGGATTAATGCGTCGTTGCAGGATAATACCCAGGCGGCCAGCAGCTTTATCGATACGCCGCGCGGGCAGAAATTTGCTTTCGCCGGGCCGGCGATTACGGACAGCAGCATCTCCTCTGACGTGGGCATCGCGGTGGGCAAGGACAACCCGGCGCTGCGTGACGCGCTCAACGGCGCCATTAAGGCCATCCGCGCCGATGGCACCTACGACGCCATCCAGAAAAAGTATTTCAGCTTCGACATTTACGGCGGCTAA
- a CDS encoding ABC transporter permease — protein sequence MTLQDMLEVTPTFLWSDGSDVTGLALTAKLFLLSVVPGLLLAVLMAVGQVYGPRPLSWLIRCVTYFFRSTPLYLQLMLIYYGLSQFDVVQLGWQNDQPFWLLFRDATFCATLALVLNTSAYVAELLAGMMGTFPRQEWVAGEAFGMSQWQIIRRLVLPATLRRGIPALNNEMVFLLHATSLASTVTLLDITGVARAFYAATYSPFIPFLMAAALYLLCTFLLIFLFSRAERRWLAFIRRD from the coding sequence ATGACTCTGCAAGATATGCTGGAAGTGACCCCCACTTTTTTGTGGAGCGACGGTTCGGATGTGACGGGGCTGGCGCTGACGGCCAAACTGTTTTTGCTGTCGGTGGTGCCGGGCCTGCTATTGGCGGTGCTGATGGCGGTCGGCCAGGTGTATGGCCCGCGCCCGCTCTCCTGGTTGATCCGTTGCGTCACCTATTTTTTCCGCAGCACGCCGCTGTATCTGCAATTGATGCTGATTTACTACGGCCTGTCGCAGTTCGACGTGGTGCAGTTGGGCTGGCAGAACGATCAGCCTTTCTGGCTGCTGTTTCGCGACGCCACTTTCTGCGCCACGCTGGCGTTGGTGCTCAATACCAGCGCCTACGTCGCCGAGCTGTTGGCCGGCATGATGGGCACCTTTCCCCGGCAGGAGTGGGTCGCCGGCGAGGCGTTTGGCATGAGCCAGTGGCAGATCATTCGCCGGCTGGTGCTGCCGGCGACGTTACGGCGGGGGATTCCGGCGCTGAATAACGAGATGGTCTTTCTGCTGCACGCCACGTCGCTGGCCAGCACGGTGACGCTGCTGGACATTACCGGGGTGGCGCGCGCTTTTTACGCCGCCACCTATTCGCCGTTTATTCCCTTCCTGATGGCGGCGGCGCTTTATCTGCTCTGCACCTTCCTGCTGATCTTCCTGTTTTCGCGGGCAGAACGGCGCTGGCTGGCCTTTATTCGCCGTGACTGA
- a CDS encoding Lrp/AsnC family transcriptional regulator, producing MEKKARLDRIDKKILEILCRDGRISYQKLSEQVNLTARPCQERVRGLERDGIIRGYSAIIELPEPEHAFVIQAQIALADHGHSQPAFEQEMRNTPEVLDCWLVSGSFDFLVRIGCRSMESYRLLADAWLTSKKFRVDKIVTLTELQSIKRS from the coding sequence GTGGAAAAGAAAGCCCGGCTTGATCGAATCGACAAAAAAATCCTTGAAATACTGTGCCGGGATGGCCGCATTTCCTATCAAAAGCTCTCCGAGCAGGTCAACCTGACCGCTCGTCCCTGCCAGGAACGGGTACGCGGGCTGGAGCGAGACGGCATTATCCGTGGCTACAGCGCCATTATCGAACTGCCGGAACCGGAGCATGCCTTTGTGATACAGGCGCAAATCGCGCTGGCCGATCATGGCCATTCCCAGCCGGCGTTCGAGCAGGAAATGCGCAATACCCCAGAGGTGCTGGATTGCTGGCTGGTCAGCGGCAGTTTCGATTTTCTGGTGCGTATCGGCTGCCGCAGCATGGAAAGCTACCGGCTGCTGGCCGACGCCTGGCTGACCAGCAAAAAATTCCGGGTGGATAAAATCGTTACCCTGACCGAATTGCAATCCATCAAGCGCTCCTGA
- a CDS encoding zinc-binding metallopeptidase family protein — protein sequence MRNFSCPNCGQQLSFENSLCLSCSSCLGFDLPGRRLVVIAAPDAVSDGEPEQGHLCANMHIAQCNWLVEQEGDLCASCSLTQTRPADEDAEALPLFAEAETAKRRLILELTELGLPIVSKNDDPNNGLIFELLSSERRQVLTGHANGVITLDLEEGDDVHREQRRISMGEAYRTLLGHFRHEVGHYYYSLLIIQPEQRQAFVDLFGDPDADYQQALDRHYQQGAPEGWHECYVSAYATMHAAEDWAETFAHYLHMRDTLDTAAAYGFAAPDAAFGHSDEIPDFDRLIAQWLPVSWALNQLNRSMGHADLYPFVLPAPVLEKMRFIHQTITDTDKKGTGLPVP from the coding sequence ATGCGTAACTTTTCTTGCCCGAACTGCGGGCAGCAACTGTCGTTTGAAAATTCGCTGTGTTTGTCCTGTTCGAGCTGCCTGGGGTTCGATTTGCCAGGCCGGAGATTGGTGGTTATCGCTGCGCCCGACGCTGTGAGCGACGGCGAGCCGGAACAGGGGCACCTGTGCGCCAATATGCATATTGCGCAGTGCAACTGGCTGGTGGAGCAAGAAGGGGATCTGTGCGCTTCGTGCAGCCTGACCCAAACCCGGCCGGCGGATGAGGATGCGGAAGCGCTCCCGCTGTTTGCCGAAGCCGAAACGGCCAAACGCCGCCTGATACTGGAGTTGACCGAACTGGGCTTGCCGATCGTCAGTAAAAACGACGATCCGAACAACGGGCTGATCTTCGAGTTGCTTTCCAGCGAGCGGCGCCAGGTGCTCACCGGCCATGCGAACGGCGTAATTACGCTGGATCTGGAGGAGGGAGATGACGTTCACCGCGAGCAACGTCGTATCTCTATGGGGGAAGCTTACCGCACGTTACTGGGTCACTTCCGTCATGAGGTGGGGCATTATTATTACAGCCTATTGATCATTCAGCCCGAACAGCGGCAGGCGTTTGTCGATCTGTTTGGCGACCCGGATGCGGATTACCAGCAGGCGCTCGATCGGCACTACCAACAGGGCGCCCCGGAGGGTTGGCATGAATGTTACGTTTCCGCCTATGCCACCATGCACGCCGCCGAGGACTGGGCGGAAACCTTTGCTCATTATCTGCATATGCGCGACACCCTGGACACGGCCGCGGCTTACGGTTTTGCCGCGCCAGACGCCGCTTTCGGCCATTCAGATGAAATCCCGGATTTTGATCGCCTGATCGCGCAGTGGTTACCGGTCTCCTGGGCGCTGAATCAGCTCAATCGTTCGATGGGGCATGCCGATCTTTACCCCTTTGTGTTGCCGGCCCCGGTGCTGGAGAAAATGCGATTTATCCACCAGACCATTACCGACACGGATAAAAAGGGCACTGGACTGCCAGTGCCCTGA
- a CDS encoding YoaK family small membrane protein: MKIGYFFPIAIIVAALVLLTLFFVGGYATPGG, from the coding sequence ATGAAGATCGGCTATTTTTTCCCTATTGCGATTATTGTAGCGGCCTTGGTTCTGCTGACCCTGTTTTTTGTCGGCGGCTATGCCACTCCGGGCGGTTGA